The Eriocheir sinensis breed Jianghai 21 chromosome 54, ASM2467909v1, whole genome shotgun sequence genome segment ctttggctcattgtgctcgcctctcaccccataagaggggccccaaatgggaatgagccccccgggccccaaaatgtAGGAACGCCCCtggcctgaggggatagtcgcgtccacactgcgtgcaaggaaagggttaactaTGATAAATGGAGGCGTATTATGGTGtgctggaggcgcggagtcaatagcCACAATCACCTCGTATATTGGGAACAcaaacccgtgaagcagattcagaaTACGGTCAGTCAGGATCCCAGGATCCAcggttcgaacagctcgggcaggaggttcgagagcctgcacttggtgtagaacccgcagtactgtttaagACGCGGCGTTGGACGGTTCACGGTTAACCGGTGGTTTttcttgtgtcagtgataaacaatgaagatacactgtgtttggtgccacggacgcTACTatcaggacagaaaccttgcgatgaggcgACAACCTACTGGCACCGGTgctagagagggcatgagtgtgatgTAGGCGGTTTATTTAGGCACAGATGGCCTCCGGCGCCACGCCAGacggtgaggtgagcatcgtttggggTAAATGTcgagagagttgcccatctcaccgcgGTAATTCTCActctaaccatgggttagatctcataattttatgcattttgaaccccatatatatgcctcgcaaattgatagacggtaaagattcgtattaggtccgtgccagtatctcataatctactttatgaaacatcactatctcttcatatatcttttctacaaaccttcaacagtcatggaaacgctttgaaaatcgaATTCAAGGACTaattttttactcttgaaaatagtggataatgtttacgaaagcgcgtcgcctcctctgctggccgcggcgacgctgcagccgccgcagccgcaaaatagctcgcagagggcttagggtcggggagcatatttaaactactccaaccgaactttacgacctactaacgggggggctgcgcccccctcgacccccccttctaaccagggggggctacacccccctcatgtatatgtgacttatttcagcgaggaggtatttctcgcaacacccgctgcagcgtcgccgcggccagcagaggaggcgacgctttcgtaaacattatcccatattttcaagagtaaaaaaaaaaagtccttgaattggattttcaaagcgtttccatgactgttgaaggtttgtagaaaagatatatgaagagatagtgatgtttcataaagtagattatgagatactggcacggacctaatacgaatctttaccgcggaaaaacttaaaagtagacAAAAAGTGGTAAAAGtagtgaaaaagcatattatacatacgcgcgatgtgttttgatggcggccatattgggaagtgagcagtgttgcctacgatccggttagcgatggtacgctaggttagcgatggtacgcttagttagccattagcccacgcatgtgagaccaggtccaccacgcgtttttttttttttttttagaacacgcacctttacctaatactatacccggcccaaacctacacaaaagcctttgggtaaaggtgcgtattctaaaaaaaaaataaccacgcgtggtggacctgtctcacatgcgtgggctaatcgctaactaagcgtaccatcgctaacctagcgtaccaccgATAAccgatcgttggcaacgctgctcacatcgcaatggcgtcgccatgtaaacacatcgcgcgtatgtataatatgccttttcactacctttaccactttttcattacttttaagttttccgccttcatattatggttaagggacatgtatttcgtcccttaagtacaatatggaggcgtaatatcgtattttggaggcggggaacaaagtatcccagtccccccCGTGAAGTACCCGAGGCtgccgcaaaaaactcactaacttttcaaaaatcgctagcagcgattctatcaattttcGAGGcgtatatatggggttcaaaatgcatagaattatgagatctaacccatggttagggtgagaagtaccgcagtgagatgggcaactctctgaacatttacctcgtttggtgggttcactacgcttctcttccaaaacaagcttggggatccagtgagAGTGCGTGGTTTCTGTATggggaacactaaattcgtcgcaaacactCATTTTAGTGGCGGTGGGGCGAAAAAATCCCAAaatgtagggaatttccctagaccataaagccgttaaaaatatttacttttacacaaactccattctttttgggtggcgtttgttacaaaataaacagtctcgtgatgcgtggcatctagccgagagtcgcttgatgtctactatagagaatttgacaagtgattactgtatggatagctaattcagtatctcatgaccttacagcaccacctatgacaaaaaaagcccacctcaagatcactcacccaccataaATGAtccagggcattcatggtgggttgcgctatgccaccaccacctacaattagctcgaattaggccctaaaaagggtctgccgacgttctcgggttaaaagCTACTTAAGTATTACCAAACATGTGAGAGAATCGGATCATGTTCCTGCCCTGAAGGAGCAGTATGTACCCTGGCAACACTATAATAGCCTAGCAACAGTGCACACATCAACCCTCGCCCCAGCCCTCGACAGCGCTCACGAGGGATGAAGTGAAATGttttttataaatagttccgtgcttTACTTATTCAGCATTTTAAGAAAAATCTGTtcacaccatcgtgttcaggaggttTTTCTCTGTAAGATGGAATTGTTAATTTTAGTACTCATAtcatagccgctgcaaatggtagttatatgtaaaatgtgttataaacattaccgattgattctttaacttcaacttgtcactatttatttattttcgttttattaagttttcacaaacatattcaagttctgcaatcactgctgcGTTTAACGGTGTTAACCAAAATGCTCAATCTGATGTATGAGGTGAGTTACGGCAAATAATAGAGAAGCATGTGTGTGATGTCACTCCTTCTGACCGAGGGATCTTGCACGAGAAAAGTTAATCGTCAACTCTTCTCGTTTTCTCGCCTTCCAGCTCACTTTCTCACCATTACCTGCGCACTGCCTGTGTGGCCATCTGCTTTGCTTATAATTTATTAAAGTTTCTCGCTCCCTTTGTGGCCGTGGCCTTAGGtaggttatgttaagttaggtttgattagtttaaatttattcagcaCGCAGTGTAGGGCGGCAGAAATACGCAGTGCAGGACGAGACCAGTGGGACGTGGCAGCAGCGGTCCACTATGTGGGTCAGTGTTGCAAAAAGTAactcctcacagaaataagtaGATGTGTTGTCCACCACTCACGCGCGCTTGGGGAATAcgcagcaggaaaaacattaattttcctggttttgttctagtttgtccacttgtgatctctGTGAGCAGTgattgaaatatagaaacagtaaacaagttgaactTCTCTCTGCGAGCTAATTTGTGGCTGCGACGATTGGTGCATGTATAACAGGCATTGAAAATTCAATCAttttattagtgatttaatgatttccAATAGAAACAgtcagcagattatttcataatgcaccaaaaactaccagaaaaagtTTTGTCCAACAGTGTCCACAGGTGACGGTCTGGAAATTTACCGGGTTTGAAGGAACCCACCAACCCGCTCGTCCTTTATTGGTTAAACTGAAACTAACTTAACCTGGTAAACTTTACAAGTGCGCCTGTCTCGCACTTGTGGATGAATCTATTAACCTAAGGTAACagagggggctttgccccccccctccccctcgacCCCCTACCTGCTACATGGGAACTAGTCGTAAAGTTTTTATCCTGTTTACATGATTTCACTAACACCGTATACAACATTGTATTGCTTGCATTTggaagccttttttttttgttatatatatatatatatatatatatatatatatatatatatatatatatatatatatatatatataaaaaattcaggAAAagataatttatattttttttccccaaaAAAATCCTACAAAGAAATTCATAATTAATTTTTGAAGGTATATAGAGCAAAAATTCGGCTtctaaatttacatatttttacactcgtTCTTTTGGTGAAAAATCTTTTTTGATACATTCAGAACTTTTGAAGTAGTTTGCATTTTGTGCGAGCAACTTTAGAATGGAGAAAAAGCCGCTTTTCTAAATTGTGATCTAGCCTGTATCACTTTGTATGAACGGTGCTGGAGGTCTCTGAGAGTTTTCTGCATAAAGGCATCCGGTCCCCTTCTTTTACAAGAATATTATCCATTATTGATGGGGTATCAGGAGGCGCCACCTCCCCCTCAACACCAGGCTTGGATGCTGTAGTGGCTGTAGAGGTTCCTCATGTCTCTAGCTGCCTCCTCCTGGCAGCTATAgcacattctctcctcctctgggCCTTCTTAGAAAGTTGTGGCATGTTTTCAAGCATGAAAACTGCAAGATTTCTGCCGGGAAATGCTGTATCCCACGCGTGACAAAGGCGGGTTGATAGCTGAGATGTGTGAGGAAGCAGAGAGCACCCCACGGCTCTGACTCACGATCCAGAATTGCCAGCTAGGAATGAGCAAGTGgtgtagaaaattatataaaaaaataaaaaaataaaaaaaatcagggaGACTTCatcttcatatctgttgccttcctTTCCTGGTCAGAAACTTTCACAACTAggagattcttcttgactttcctgtctctctccgccaCCTCAGCCCATCTGAGATCCACATGGTCAGTGCGTAGCAGGTCGGCTACCTCCCCccgctcctcctgcaccttctcagcccttgattcaacttcGTCTTTTACTACTGATATATTATGAAATAATTCTTGTTTAAGTTCATCCAatgttggtagccagagatgcctTGTGAGGGCATGGAATGCAAATCCAGTTTAATTCTTTGTAGATTATCCTGCTTGATTCCTGTCAGATGAGTACATTTCACATGGCACCACTTACGACACAAACAGCATCCTGTCCATTTCAACGCTTCGCCTGTAAAATCTACACAGACGTAACACCAACCTTTCATGTCCCTGCCTGCCATTGTCGACACAGCAGCTTCCGTGCAGGCCTCACACGGCGCACATCTGCTCACTATCACTACTCACTACTCAGCCTTACCCAGCGGCCTGGGGCTTGCCTTGGGTGCCCCCGCTGCTACCCAGCTCCCTCCTATCAACTTCAGTTTCCTAACatgacaaatattttttttacagcacacacGTCTTTTTGTGTCCCAACGGCCACCACTGGTGCTGGTGTTGAGTGAGGCCTTGCCTGCTCGATTGGTCCCTGAGTGTGGCAGTGAAGGAACCTTGCTGCCGTCTGCTCCAGCATCTCTGAGTTTCCTGCAAGACCAGCcgactcctcacatccagagtagtgttacagtggaggctgcaaggcagggcagcagctggagtggctggaatcagcaggagcagactgctactggtgtgagctTCAGGAGGGATCagaactaccaacaacaacaacatcaacatcagctACTGCTGGCATCTTCACCCACAAAGggttgaatttcagaagtgtgagaagatctgagagtTTACCAGCCACAGCCAAGAGTGTAGGAAAAGACTTTCCTGGAAGGATGACCTCAAAAAATACACCCAGACACTCTgctgtaagacctcatgaaagccGTGAGCGTGGCAAAAGGTTTAGAAATAAGactaaccccaaacatcacacccttacacacactggtgaaagaaatcatataTGTGAAGTCTGTGGAAAATTTTTCAGtcggaagagtaacctcaacacacactcccttacacacactggtgaaagaaatcataagtgtgaagtttgtggaaaacaTTTCAGTCTGAAGAGTACCCTTaacacacactcccttacacacactggtgaaaaaaatcataaatgtgAAGTCTGTGGAAAACATTTCAGtctgaagagtaccctcaacacacactcccttacacacactggtgaaaaaaatcataaatgtgaagtctgtggaaaatgtttcagtctgaagtgTAATCTCaacacacactcccttacacacactggtgagagaaatcataaatgtgaagtctgtggaaaatgtttcaatcagaagtgTAATCTCaacacacactcccttacacacactggtgaaagaaatcataaatgtgaagtctgtggaaaatgtttcagtcggaagagtaacctcaacacacactcccttacacacactggtgaaagaaatcataaatgtgaagtctgtggaaaatgtttcagtcagaagaatAGCCTCCACAgacactcccttacacacactggtgaaagaaatcataaatgtgaagtctgtggaaaatgtttcagtctgaagagtAACTTCAACACACACTCCCTTATACACACTGGGGAAAGAAATTATAAATGTGAagtctgtggaaaatgtttcaatcagaagagtcacctcaacaaacactcccttacacacactggtgaaagaaatcataagTGTGAAGTCTGTGGAAAATGTTTTAGTCAGAAGAGTAGCCTCAACgcacactcccttacacacactggtgaaagtgaaagaaatcATAAATGTGAAGTCTGTGGAAAAATTTTCAGtcggaagagtaacctcaacacacactcccttacacacactggtgaaagaaatcataaatgtgaagtctgtggaaaatgtttcagtctgaagagtaaccttaacacacactcccttacacacactggtgaaagaaatcataaatgtgaagtctgtggaaaatgtttcagtctgaagagtAGCCTCAACACAcacttccttacacacactggtgaaagaaatcacaAATGTGAagtctgtggaaaatgtttcagtctgaagaggaacctcaacacacactcccttacacacactggtgaaagaaatcacaAATGTGAAGTCTGTGGAAAATTTTTCtgtcagaagagtaacctcaacacacactcctttacacacactgatgaaagaaatcatgagtgtgaagtctGTGGAaaaagattcaaactgaagaAGGTATGGAAGATGCACACCTTCAGACACTGTGGTCATAAGGGTTTCAAGTGCGATGTGTGTGGGAAGAGATTCATCACCAAGCCAGAGATTGCCAAACATATGAAGGTCCACTTCCGCTGAGGTGTTGTGCCGTGAGTCAGTGCTGCTGTGGTGGTGTTATGGGGCAAATAAATGGTGACAGGCAGCATGATCTGTTATCCACTTTCCAGCTTGGGCTGCATGTGGTTAGTGGGTTCTGTGagtgtgctgggctggctgttgtggtcGGGGCTTatttgtcaagtgtgtgtgtgtattaatagtagtaatgaacagtgtatttggtcttacccGCCATTAAGCTGAAAATGGGGGTGGCACGACAACACCGTCACCACTTGCCCCTCTCCATACCCTCccgtcttctcattctttccttccctcccctcctcctctcaagtgctctgcccccctccccccctaccccactcttcccccaatcagaaataaCAGGTGCAGCATTTACATGTGTTTTGTACGTCCTCAGATCTCGGTGTACCGCTCGGgaatttatgtaaaaaaaaaaaagcaagttgCGAGACATGAGTTTTATTATCATAAGTAAATAGTGTGTTCTCTGATCTAACTCTCCAGTCACTGCCAAGACAACCTGTGAATCACAACTTTGGTTCATGAGTAAAACTTTGCTAAAATTCATGTGGGCGACAGGCACCACGCGGCCGTGCCTTGACGTGCCCTTCATGTGAGGCTCGGCCAGCAATGCCCAGACTTACTCCCTTCACTATTCCTTGTGCTGGAACACTTACCACAATGGTGACACAACCTTTCTGACCCTGCCCCCACGGTGGGAAATGAGTCCCTAATGATGACGAAGATCAAGGGCAGATAAATGAACAAGCAGAGGACAGGTGGCTCTGTACGGTGGCATGTGTGATTGACGCAAACAGGCAAAGAAACAAATCAAGCCGGAGACACCCGAGTAACCCTTCAACCTAGACCACCAGCAGACCCATCACTATATCACCATGACTACAGGCACCATCACCAAGACAGTAACACGGCTGTCACTATGACCCATCCCCTCACCACTATCATCGCacatcactatcctcctcctttatcatcactatcatatgTTTATCCAGCGTGTATGAGGCACATGGCAACAGAGGGGCTTTCTCACCGATATGGCTGGAACTTTAACCTTTGATCACTGGAAGCCCGTTATGACACAAGTCCCCCCGTCACAACACGCCCCATGTCACTGCCACCACTATCCTCCCCCGCTggtgccgccatcaccaccactcaatcACAACCTCTGCATCATGTTCCTCACCTAAAGGATGGACGGGATGAGACAACGTGATGGGCAGTGTAAAAATAGcattgtcaccatcaccactagcattatcacacacacacacacacacacacctcatactCCCAGCGTACGTAAAGACTTAATGATCAAAACACAGCATACACAGAGGGATATAAATATGGAACGAGGGACAGCCAAGATGGATTGATATGACTGAGGAATACATGAAGGAGAGGCGGAAGGAATCAAGGGTTACTGTTGGAACCGTGGAGGGCATGatgaacagggagagggagactgTCTCGCCGAGGTCACCCTTCAAGGAAAATATCTGGCGGGAGCAGAGTGCCACAGCCCCAGACAGACAGGTCAAGGAATGGAGGAGTAAGGAGATAAATACTGCCAAGGTCACCCTTCAAGGAAAATATCTGGCGGGAGCAGAGTGCCACAGCCCCAGACAGACAGGTCAAGGAATGGAGCCTTCAAGGAAAATATCTGATGGGAGCAGAGTGCCACAGCCCCAGACAGACAGGTCAAGGAATGGAGGAGTAAGGAGATAAATAATGCCAAGGTCACCCTTCAAGGAAAATATCTGATGGGAGCAGAGTGCCACAGCCCCAGACAGACAGGTCAAGGAATGGAGGAGTAAGGAGATAAATAATGCCAAGGTCACCCTTCAAGGAAAATATCTGATGGGAGCAGAGTGCCACAGCCCCAGACAGACAGGTCAAGGAATGGAGGAGtaaggagataaataaataggttaagaaaattaaaatacagCAAGGAATCAATAAATGGGTCCCGTGCCTACAAACAAACACAGGgacaaaaacacaaacagacacacgcacgcacagaacCACCGGCGGCCGCACCACAACcaagaacaataataaacaaCCGACACAGCTAAGGACTCACTGACGAGGCAACGAGCGCCACAACCCAGACACACCGCCGCCAGGGAGACGAGCAACCACTTGTAGGGCAGCACCAGCATCAGCAGCGCCACAACAAACAAGGTCGTGGTGGCCAGGGTCAGGTCATGCTGCTGTGGGGGGGCCGCTAGTCAGATGGGCTGATAGGCAGACGCATGCTCCCCGCGGTCAATGTTTGAGCGAGAGTAGTTCTCCTTGACGAACGTGAACGGAACGAGACACAATCCCAGGGTGGCTAACAGCACATACGTCACCCACTGGTAGCCTGGAAGGGGGGGGATTACATGAGTACAGGTAATGAGTGAAAGGGGGCAGGTCACCCATTGGTAGTCTCAAAGGAGGGgcctaaaaaaaaattaattcccCACCTCCACTTACACTCCTAGCCACTACCCTCCCCAGTCCACCTCTACACTTACTCTcaaaggggatgaagaagaggaagaggaagcagagtcCGACAAAGTTATTCATAGCGGTCATGATGCCGCCCACCATCACCTCCGAGCAGGGGTAGGCACTCTCCACGGCCAGCTCAAAGAACAGCGGGGAGGTGCCAAAGTTGAaggccaccccccccaccaccgtcaTGTAGATCTGccctggaggagaggagggggagagctgATGGGGTGGAGGAAGGTCAGTACTTTTAATtaaacacttccgcctctcacatcaactatttccaaaggccaaaaaggaggtcattCGGATTCTAATGATagtgttttaacccggtagcagtggggatcatgtttcttaatggtccctctaagcgagaaaaatgaggaaaaatcatcactaacacaaaccatttcaaaatatatatcagcatttgtgatcagtttatgcatcatctatttttgggggtgtatatcatgacacaaatttggcccttcgctgctacatggtaaagccacaaatttggcccctcgctgctactgggttaaggttcCCAgtccagaagaagggtcaaactaccaccagggtcataaaactactcatggaaatgcccaagactcctacgaaagccttgtcaaatatgtgagcttgggcggtgaaatgtttgataatatgaCGCGAAGCCCTGACAAAACATTACTGGAACGTCCTCAAACTCAGCATGAAGAAAA includes the following:
- the LOC126983575 gene encoding uncharacterized protein LOC126983575 isoform X2, which encodes MASGATPDGEHTRLFVSQRPPLVLVLSEALPARLVPECGSEGTLLPSAPASLSFLQDQPTPHIQSSVTVEAARQGSSWSGWNQQEQTATGVSFRRDQNYQQQQHQHQLLLASSPTKG
- the LOC126983575 gene encoding zinc finger protein 107-like isoform X1, whose product is MTSKNTPRHSAVRPHESRERGKRFRNKTNPKHHTLTHTGERNHICEVCGKFFSRKSNLNTHSLTHTGERNHKCEVCGKHFSLKSTLNTHSLTHTGEKNHKCEVCGKHFSLKSTLNTHSLTHTGEKNHKCEVCGKCFSLKCNLNTHSLTHTGERNHKCEVCGKCFNQKCNLNTHSLTHTGERNHKCEVCGKCFSRKSNLNTHSLTHTGERNHKCEVCGKCFSQKNSLHRHSLTHTGERNHKCEVCGKCFSLKSNFNTHSLIHTGERNYKCEVCGKCFNQKSHLNKHSLTHTGERNHKCEVCGKCFSQKSSLNAHSLTHTGESERNHKCEVCGKIFSRKSNLNTHSLTHTGERNHKCEVCGKCFSLKSNLNTHSLTHTGERNHKCEVCGKCFSLKSSLNTHFLTHTGERNHKCEVCGKCFSLKRNLNTHSLTHTGERNHKCEVCGKFFCQKSNLNTHSFTHTDERNHECEVCGKRFKLKKVWKMHTFRHCGHKGFKCDVCGKRFITKPEIAKHMKVHFR